A stretch of Cucumis sativus cultivar 9930 chromosome 2, Cucumber_9930_V3, whole genome shotgun sequence DNA encodes these proteins:
- the LOC105434762 gene encoding uncharacterized protein LOC105434762: MEAQENFSFQPINGGSTPITESPPLASESIDHHEKEDQSDGNVDCSSEIRSNGCHRKSNSCSGDSRRTNEIAINSDDEEDEKMDMLWEDFNEELLKNLSSRFGSRRLPELDDLESEEAMEDGSSSGAMLSARMASVVVIMKVLKKLLFLHNFRRKLKARTW, from the coding sequence ATGGAAGCTCAAGAAAACTTTAGCTTCCAACCCATTAATGGCGGCTCCACCCCCATCACTGAATCACCTCCTCTTGCATCAGAATCAATTGACCACCATGAGAAAGAAGATCAAAGCGATGGAAATGTTGATTGTTCTTCGGAAATAAGAAGTAATGGATGTCATAGAAAGAGCAATTCTTGCTCAGGCGATAGCAGAAGGACTAATGAGATAGCAATTAACAGCGATGACGAAGAAGATGAGAAGATGGATATGTTGTGGGAAGATTTCAATGAAGAATTGCTGAAGAATTTGAGTTCCAGATTTGGGTCTCGTCGGTTGCCAGAACTTGATGACTTGGAATCAGAGGAAGCAATGGAAGATGGCAGCAGCAGCGGGGCGATGCTGTCGGCAAGGATGGCGAGTGTGGTAGTGATAATGAAGGTGCTGAAGAAGCTTCTGTTTTTACATAATTTTCGCAGGAAGCTCAAAGCTCGGACATGGTGA